The Candidatus Rubidus massiliensis DNA segment AATCGACAAACTCAAAGAAGACGTATACGCTAAATTAACCCCTTGGGAAAGAATTCAAATTTGTCGTCACCCAGCTCGCCCCCACACAATAGATTACATCAAAAATATTTGTACTGAATTTCATGAACTACATGGAGATCGCACATTCGGTGATGATCACGCGATGATTGGAGGGTTAGCAACCATTCAAGGTAAGCGCTTTGTTGTGATTGGACAAGAGAAGGGTAATGATACAGAAAGTCGTGTGTTTCATAACTTCGGCATGTTAAATCCAGAAGGGTTTAGAAAAGCGCTTCGCTTGATGCGTTTAGCTGAAAAATTTAATTTACCCATTATTTCATTTTTAGATACACCGGGAGCCTATCCAGGGCTTGAAGCTGAAGAGAGAGGTCAAGGTTGGGCAATTGCTAACAATCTAAGAGAAATGGCTCGTATCCAAACACCTATTATTATAGTTTTAATTGGAGAAGGATGTTCGGGCGGCGCTCTTGGTATGGGAATTGGTGATGTAATCGGAATGTTGGAACATGCATATTATTCTGTGATTTCTCCAGAAGGGTGTGCTTCCATTCTTTGGAAAGATGCTTCCAAAAATATGGAGGCAAGCAAAGCTTTAAAATTAAACTCAGAAGATTTACTCCCTTTACACGTGATCGATACCATTATTCCAGAACCTTTAGGTGGGGCTCATCACAATCCAGAAATTGTCTACAAAAATGTACAACAATTTATTTTAGAACAATATCAAATCCTCAAAGAAATCCCTAAAGAAATCTTATTGGAACAACGTTACTTAAAATTCCGGAAAATGGGACAATATAAGAAGAAGGAAAATTAAGGGAAAAGTATGGAAAAACTAACTTCCATCGAAGAGTTTACAAAGCTTATAAATAGTACTGAAAAACCAATTTACATTTTTAAGCACAGCACTCGTTGTCCCATAAGCGCTCATGCCTTTCAAAGCTTTAAGGAATTTATCTCCCATCATTCCGATATTATATCGGCTTATGTAGATGTAATTCATGAAAGGGATGTTTCCAATCAAATCGCAAATAGTTCGAAAGTAACACACCAGAGTCCTCAAGTCATTATTTTTCAAAAAGCTCAACCGGTTTGGCATGCCTCTCACTATTCTATTTCAGTGGAAGCATTAGAAAATCAATACAAAAATCTCTCATGAAAAAATTATTACTATTAGGTTTTAGCAAAAGCCAATACCGAACGATGATTTTCATCACGTTGGTATCAATGTGCTTGGCAACAATAGCCTCACAATTAGAAATGTTTTCTATCGGAATAATTACAAAAAAAGGACCGGACGTTTTTGAATTATTTGCTCCTATTGAAAACGGTGTATTAAATAAAGGCGAAAATTTAGACGTAGATCTTATTCCTATAAGATTAAAAGAGATTGATATAAGTAATAAAAAATATATTACATCATCTGAGATTAATCAATTTATGAGTGAGCACAATCATAGCGATATTGTGCAATCGGGAATTAATATAATAAATCGATTTTTGCCAATCTCCAATAACTTTACAAATCTTGCTATTTTTTTAGTCTTTGTCGCGATTTTTAAAGCCATAACCTTGTTTGCTTATCGCTTTGCTACAAAGCTTGTCGCGATCAAAATTAGTCGAGATTTAAGACAGTCTTATTTTGAGCATATTCAATCTTTGCCAATGGATTTTTACCAAAAACACGATATTGGTACCTTATCATCAAGAGTTGTAGGAGACGCTTCTATTATCGCAGAAGCTGTGAATTCTTGTTTAATCAATTATTTTCAAACTCCATTTACGATTATCACAACCTTAACGATCTGTTTTTTTGCTTCTTGGCAATTATCCTTAATGATTTTTATAGGGTTTCCTTTAATTGTTTATCCTATTTTTTTCTTAGCAAAAAAAGTAAAAAAAATATCGAAACAAATTCAGAAAAACCAAGAAAAGTTCGCTTCTGTAATCATTGATTTTTTAGCTGGAATTCAAACTGTAAAAGTTTTTGCAATGGAGAACTTCTCTTTGCAAAAGTATAAAGAACATAATGATCATATGGCAAATTTAGAAAAAAGAAATGCTAAATATGATCTCTCTTCAAGACCTATTGTCCATACCATAGCTATGTTTTTTTTGGCGACAGCCTTAATTTATGGTTTATACGTGCTTCATTTAAGCGTTTCTGAAGTATTAGTTTTTTGTGGTCTTCTTTATATTTTTTATGAGCCTTTCAAAAAATTTGCTGAAGAGAATTCTCAGATACAAAGAGGGGTGGCAGCAGCTGAGAGGATGTTTGAAGTGTTAGATTTAAAACCTCAAATCCAAGATAGTCCAACGGCTGTTAATTTAGAAGAATTCAAAGACCATATAGAATTTAAAGATGTTTGGTTTAAATATAATGATGAATGGATTTTACAGGGCTTAAACTTTAAGGTAAAAAAAGGGGAAATGGTTGCAATTGTTGGGCCAACGGGCGCTGGGAAATCGACGATTGTACAGTTGTTGCCACGTCTGTATGAAATCCAGCAAGGGGAGATTTTAATTGATGGCAAACCTTTAACAACCTATACGCAAAAATCTCTAAGAGAGAGGATGGCTTTTGTTCCACAACGTCCTTTTCTATTTTTAGATTCTATTACGGCAAATATTTCTTATGGTCAAAAGTTTGATCCTTTAGCCATAAAGCAAGCAGCTGAAAGAGCGCAGGCACATGAGTTTATTGAAAATCTTCCCTTAAAGTATGAAACAGTCCTTTCTGAAACAGGAAAAAATCTATCAGGAGGACAGCAGCAGCGTTTAGCCATTGCGAGAGCCTTAGTAAAAAATGCCCCCATCCTAATCATGGATGAAGCAACTTCGTCACTTGATAGCGTAAGCGAAAATAAAATTAAGGAATCCATACAGCAATTAAGAGGTCAAGTAACCCAAATCATTATAGCGCATAGATTATCAACGATAGAAGATGCGGATAAAATTATTTATATTGAAAAAGGGCAAAAAGTGGCAGAAGGCAGTAAGCAAGAGCTACTCAAAACTTGTCGTGGCTTTAGCTTAATGTGGGAGATGATGCACCGCTCATGAAAAAAGCTATTATTGTACATTCTGGTGGATTGGATTCAACCGTTTGCTTGTACCTTGCAAGTCAAGCTTATGGGAAAGAAAATGTATTAAGTATCTCCTTTGATTATCAACAAAGACATGGAAAAGCAGAACTTCAGGCCGCGCAAACGATTTGTAGGGATTGGGGGATTGATCACGTTGTCATACCAATCGTCAGCCTAAAAGAAATTAGTCCCAATGCTTTGGTTTGTCATGATCTTGAGATTATACATGAAAAAGGGGGCCATGCGAATACTTTAGTCACGGGTCGAAATGGGTTAATGGCAATGCTTGCAGCGACTCATGCCAATCATCTCGGCGCTCATTGTATATATATGGGAGTTATAGCTGTAGATGGCGCTAAAAATGGATATCGCGATTGTAGCCGTGAATATATGGATTTAATGGAACAAATCCTTCGCTTAGACTTTAATGATCCCACATTTCAAATCATAACGCCTTTAGTTGATAAGACAAAAGCTGAAGTGGTTCATTTAGCTTATGAACTTGGCATTTTAGATTATGTATTAGAAAATACAATCTCTTGTTATCAAGGCATCAAAGGAAAAGGGTGCCAGACCTGCCCAAGTTGTCTTTTGCGCAACAATGGAATCGATACGTTTTATACTAAAATTAATCAATTACCAACCTTTTCTTAAAATTTCAAATCTGTTTGATTTAAAATATTTTTTATTATAAAATAGATGAAATTATTTAAATTAACTGATGATTCACGAACAAGAATTAATTTTATTATCATTTTTGCAACAATTTCGAAGCAGTTTTGCAGACATATTTTTTTCTATTTTAAATCACTTCGATTCCGTACCCTATTATTTAATCCTTTTACTTATTCTTATTTTAGTTAAACCCAAAACGGGTCTAAAAGTATTTTGTTTATTTATCGCGAGTTATTATTTAGGGGCACTTTTAAAAGATTATTTTGCTTTGCCAAGACCTTATCACTTAAATCCTGAACTTGGCCTTGTTAAAGTAGGTGGTTATGGGTTTCCAAGTGGAGCCGCTCAATCGGCTGTAATCATTTCAAATTTAATCATTCGTTTTTTTAAAAATAATTGGAAATGGGTGGTGGCTTTAAGTTATTTTTGTTTAATCTCCGTTTCCCGTATCTATTTAGGGGTTCATTTTTTTACCGATATTATAGCAGGCTGGTTTATAGGATGGATCTTAGTGACTAGTTTGCATTCATTCTTTCCTTTGAACCATTTTGATAAAGAGAAATCTCTTTTAAATTCCTTTAAAACTTATTGGATTAAAGATAAGAAAAAAGCTGAATTTGTTAGAGATGAAAATTAAATCTCAAAAGCTATCCATTAAATTAACTTAATCTTAATCGACTTTTAATAAAGATGATTTATTTTTTCTTTTTTAAATGAGATATTTTATGAATTGTAGATTAGACAATTTTTTTACCAGGGTGGGTTCTGCTTTACCAATAGTTGGCGATGCTTTACATCCCATCGTGCAACATCATCTAAAAAGCCATTTAGATCCTGTTTTAGTCCAAGAAGATTATTGTAAACTTAAAAAAGTGTACAATATCACTCGTCTTGTGAAAGATATTGTAGGAGTTTCAGCTGCGGTTGCGGCATTTGCCCTTTTATTTTATGTGTTTATACCCCCAGCCTTTCCTATAGCCCTTATCATTGGATTAGTAATCACTGCGGTGAGTGTTTACTATGGTGTGGATGGAATTTTCGCTTCAATCAATTTGTCAGGAAGCTTAAGTCGTGTAAAGGCGAACCATATGCCATTAAACTTTGATGAATCTTAATTTTTATTCTTTGAAGCCAATTATATCATTACTAAAATATTAGAGTTTTATATATTATAAAAGATTTTAATTATAAAAACCTTCAATTAATCTTAATAAGTTTTTAATATATATCCTTTATAGTTTTATTTTTTATACAGGAGACTAATATGGTTAATAATTTAGATAATGGTTTTGTAAAATTTTGTTCAGCACTTCCCTTAGTTGGCGATATTTTAAATCCAATTGCCCAAAATAGTATGGAAAAGCTAAGCAAAAATGCAGCACAAAATATATTAGAACCTCAGAAATTAATAGATACATTAAAGGCAAAGCATGATTTTGCTAAAGCCCGCGTTGCGAAGGATGTGATTGGTTTAACATCAGCGATTGCAGCTTTTGCTCTTCTATTTTTTGTCTTTACACCACCAGTTAGTGCTTTAATTGGCTTGATTATCGCCGGGACAATAGCTGCAGCGGGAGTCTATTATCTCGTAGATGGTATTATTGCCGCAGTTAGACTTAAATCATCTGCGAACGAATATAAAGGAATTGAAGCTTAGTTAACGGCAAAGGATTGATTTATTAGCCTCTTCGGAGGCTAAATTTTTTTATAAATATCTGATAACTAATAATTTAAATATTTAAGTTATTCGTTTATAATAATAATAAAAATTGGATACAGTATGACAGTAGATCCAGCTTCCATGTATAAACTTTTTGCAACTGCCGAAAATTTAAACCCAAATTATCTAACAGATGGGGATAGAGCAAATTTAGATCAAAAAATTCACCGGTTGGGGAACTTGACTTTTGAAAGTGCCGATGATTCAAATCCTACTTACATGAGAACTTTAAATCACGAAGTTATTAATGCATCTTCTGCTGTTAAGACAAAGCAATTAAATAACTATAAAACGCAAGACGCTGAAAAATCCTTAAAATTTTTAGAGTTATTTTTAATTTATGCCTTTTATGCTAATCGTACGTTACATATAAGCCAAGAAAGCCTTGATAATAAGGGTAATGATGAATTGATTCAAAAAACTTTAACATCAGCCCAAGCTATCTGGAATAAAATTGATACTAAAAAAGCCAATAAAAAATCCCTTCAGTTAGAAGTGAAAAATTTAGAAAAAAAGATTAATAAAGTTTTAATTAGAAGGATACAACCTTCAGAATTTGAGACCTTTCAAAAGGCCGTTAAAAAAGCCTTAAGAGTATTAAAAAATTATATAGGTGATTAGTAATCACCTATATTTTTTTTCATCTTTCAAAAATGTTTTTCCCTGTGTTTATCCTCTTAGGTTTTAGAAAAATCTTAATCATTTTTTAATATTTACATTCTATGCTTTTTGAAAATGGAGATTAAAATGACTTGTCGTTTAGATAATGGTTTTGTGAAATTTTGTTCAGCTCTTCCCCTTGTAGGAGATCTATTAAATCCTATCGCTAGAAACCATGTTAAAAAAAATCATTCTTATACTTTTATAGGTACAGAGGAACATTGTAACCCTGATTTAGCAAAACATCATTTCGCGCAAGCACGCGTAGCAAAAGATGTGATTGGATTGACTTCAGCGGTTGCAGCTTTTGCCCTTTTATTTTTTGTGTTCGCGCCACCTGTTAGTGCTTTGATTGGTTTGATTATAGCAGGTACAATTGCCGCAGCTGGTGTCTACTATCTTGTCGATGGAATTATAGCCACAGTAAGACTTAGACAAACCTCTATCCGGTTAGCAACGGGCATTTTAGTTGAATAATGTTTTTTTTAGTTTTTGCAAAGACAATCTAAAACTCACATAAGCGTAAGGTAGATGATTTGCTTTAGTCCTGTCAGATTTTGACATTAAATAATTCTCCACCATAAGATTTTATGGTGGTACTTAAAGGCTGGATCAAGCTGTCTTACAAATATTCTTATTTTTCGACTAACTTAAACCGTTCATTCTCCTTATTCTCTATAAATTTTTTTAAGTTTAACAAAAAAAGATTTTCCTCTTTTTTTCTCTTTGGAGAAGTTTTAGAAAATAACAAATAAAAAGGAAAATTTTGGGTATCAATTATTGAATTTCCAGCATGATGCCAATTCTCTTGATCTTTTGTAAGGAAGGCTTGAAAAGCAATTTCATCGGTAACTTTATCCTGGGCTTTTATAATAATATAAAAATGGTGAGTATTTCTACCTTGCCCAATCGCTGAAGTCATTGTGTCACATCCACTGATAATAGCATGTTTAGAAGTGTTGAAGCCTAGATTATTAAACTTTGGCAGGGCGTTTACTTCTTTTTCGCCTCCTAGAGCAAACATCATTCGTTCGAGCGTCGTTTTATATTTACTAAACTGCTTTAAAACTTTTTGGTCTACAAGAGATAGCTTAAAGGGAGTAAGTGTATTTGAAGTCTTTTCTGTAAAAAAGGACGAGTTTATTTTTTGCATGGGTGTTAATTTCCTTTTTAAACATTGGAATTTTCTAAAACATAAATATCATTATCAATGGCTGCTAAATCTTTTCTTAACTTTTCAATATTATATGAGATGGTTGTTAAATGAGTCGGTTGTATTGCATTGGTTCTGTTGTGCCTTTGGACGCGCGAGTGACCTAATTTGACGGTTTTCTTTTTAGATTCTATAAAGCCGGTATGAGGATCGACATTTTTTGTGCTTATTTGGTAAAAAGAAATTTGTTGCATAATGTGAAATTTTTTTTGATATAGATCATCTAGTTGTTTAGTTTGAGGAAGTTGTTGCGTAGTTTCTTGGCAAAAAAAAACTAATTGTGTGTCAAGTGTTGGTGAGCTCATATTAATTTTCTCCTTGATAAAGTTTAGAGTAAGCTTGTAGCAGCTGATAAAAATAAATAATTAAGTCCTCATTTGTCAAATGCTCTTTTGCAAAAGTTCTACCTCTTTCGGCAATATCAAAGGCAGTTTGCTCGTTTTCATTTAGCCATTCAATTTTTTCTTTTAAATCACAGCAGTTTAATGAGAAAGGAATATAGTGAATATTTCGTTCTATTCCTTTATAAAACCATTCAATAAAAGGGGAATCTGTTTTTAAAACACAACAATTAGAAAGAAGTTGCCACCAAAGATTGGACGCAAACGAGTTGCCATCAATCGAAATAAGATAGTTATATTTTACAAAATCGGTAGGATAGCCCCACGTTTTAAACATGCCATAGCTTTCCATAATCGTTTTTACAGGTTCATACAGAGAGTAAGGCGTTGTAAAAGCGGCATCTACCAATTCGGGATACTGCTGAGAGAGTAAAACTAATCGAGAACGAGGCATTTGATCCCAAGTATCTATAGCATAATGTCCTCCTGAACTCATCCCTCTCCAAAAAGCGACTGGAATTTTGTTTTTCCAATCGATGGCTCCACTTATCCAATCTATATCAGAGTAGAGGCGTTTGCGGTAATCAAAATGGCGAAATTCAGGATATAAAACCGCTTTTTTATTTCCTTTCTTTTTACAAATAGCAAAAACTGGACAATCAGTTTTTTCTAAAAACAAAGGGTTATCATAATAATCCCATAACGAGGCCAAAAAAGTTAAATCCGGCAAGGGTAAATGAGAGATAATTTCATTTAAAGCTTCTACAACGAAAGTTATGCGTGGGTCATTAGTCGCTTCAATTGTTTGAAAAGACACTTGATTATTTTTTAAAGTATATTTAACAAATTGTGACAAACTTCCTGAAGGAACACTCCTTACACTATTAATTGTTTGATCAATAAGTGCTTCCGTGAGGTTGATTTCTTCAAACGGTTGTAGGTCTTCTTGTATTTGTTCAATCATCCAAGATGGCACTGGTTGCTGTAATTTATAATGAATTAATTCCCAATCTAATTCAAAACCATTTACTGTTTGCGAAAAAATGAAAAAAAGACTAAACAAGGCTCTTAAAAACATAAATTTTGCCACCACATGAAAGTTAAAACCTTTTTTATAGCTATATTATTATTATTTAGCATCCCAAGTTTTTTACTTAGCTGGAACATTTCAAACTCTGAGCAACAGCTAATAAATAGTGGCAAACAGTATTCTTTCCCTTCTGAAAAGTTCTCTAAAAAAGAAATTAGAAAAACATGGGATTATTTAAAAAGTTTAACCCATTTAGGGCTTGAAAAAAGTGGGCTTTGTTTAGTAAATATCGAAAATGAAACCATTAATTATTTATCACTATTTCCTTTAAACGAAGAACAAAACTTAAAAATACAAGGTTTTATAAGTGCTTTAGAATGCTTGAATCAGTTTAGAAAAATCCCATCTTGCGATTTTATTTTAGCATTAGAAAATTTTGATCGGCCGATTGTGTTAAAACAACTTCAAATTCCGGTCTTTGCAGTTAGCAAAGAAAAAGGGAACCATAAAGTATGGTTGATACCAAGATTTTGGAATTGGGATCGAGAAGCGAGTTTTCAAAATTCAACTACTCCATTTGAAACCAAAATGGATAGTGCTTGTTGGAGGGGTGCTCCAACGGATGGTAAATATGAATTTTACAGTTGGGATTTAAACCCGCGCGCTTCTTTTTGCTTAAAATGTAAAAATCAACCATTAATAGATGCCGGTTTTTATTCATCTGGAATAAAAAGCTTTGAGAAATGGTTTGTAGAAAATGAAATCTCAAAAGAATATAAAACTCCAATTGAACAATCAAACTATAAATATTTAATTTCGATAGATGGCAAAAATGCTCCTTCTAGTTTTGAATGGCAGCTCTTTACTGGAAGTGTTGTTTTAAAAAAGCAATCCAATCGTGAAGAATGGTTTTATCCATATTTAAAAGAGGGTAAACATTTTTTGTCATTTGATTCTGAAGAAGAACTTCTATCCATTATAGATAAGTTGCAAAAAAACGAACCCTTTGCAAAAGAACTGGCCAAGAATAGCACTTCATTTGCCATTGAATACTTAAAAGATATTAATTTGTTTGACTATTTGCAACAATTGCTCATCTCATACAGGAATAATTTGCAGGATTAAGATAAGACTTTTATATCTGAATTTGTTTTTAAACAGATAAAGAGGTTCTACCTATGAGGTTTTGTTTTAATTTATTTATGCTTTTTTTTTCTATTGCAGTATATGCAAACGAATATGTTGTCGATGACAAAATTTACAATGATGATACCGTTTCCAAATTGATTACTGTTATTACTACGACAAATCCCATTCCTTCGATCCCGTCTACTACCCATATATATCCAACTCAAAAAAGCTTATTTCGTATTCCAGCTTTTGCCAAGTGTAAAAAAATTATTGTATTTGACGGCATTCAATCTGGTTATGAAAACCGGATAGCTGATTATCAACAATATAAATGCAATATTTACAGACTAACCTACACAGATCCCTATTTTACAAACACCCAATTAGTTTTTTGTAAAGAGTGGGGGCATCTTTCAGGGGCTATAACAGAGGCCTTGAAGCATGTGACCACGCCTTATGTATTTATTCACCAGCACGATTTTATTTTACAAAAAGATTTTGATTTAAACGGGGTGATCGCTTCAATGGAACTAAATCCTAACATTAAACATGTGCGTTTAAATCGGGCACCTTGGAACACCTATTTTTCAGACTGGGACGGTCCAGTAGATGAAGTGATCGAAGGGGGAGCTTTTGTGCCATTATGTCGTTGTTGCGGTTGGTCAGATAATGATCACATAACAAGAACTGATTATTATCATAATTTCGTCTTACCCTTATGCCACAAAGAGGCGATGGAGTGGGCCTTACATGGACGATTAAAAAAAGCGTTTGAAGATTATGGTTATGAAGGACATAGACCCTTTGGTACTTATCTCTATGGCAATTTAAATGACGGAGATTACCTCTATCATACCGATGGAAGAGAAGTGTGGGGTAGGTAAGTTTATTAGTGTTTTTTAAGTTATTGAATTCTCTCTGTGCTCTCTTGCTCTCTGTAGTTAATTTTAAATAAAGAGAACAGATAACCACAGAGCCCACAGAGTGCACAGAGGGTGTTATATAGACTTTAGATCTTTGGTAATTATCTCTATAGCAATTTAAATGACGGAGATTACCTCTATCATACCGATGGAAAAGAAGTGTGTTAGGTAAGTTTATTAGTGTTTTTTAATCTATCAAATTTCTCTTTGTGCTTTGGAACTTGTGGCTAATAATCACTAATTCAAAAGAAATATTATTCATAAAAAGGATGGGAAAATGTAAACCTTGAGTTTTTCAATTTTTGATTAGAAACAATACGATTGCCACCATGTCTACTTTTCAGGGTACTATCCCACTCAACCGGAGCAATAGCATACTTTTTACAAAGCTTATTATAAAACTCTTTTCTTTTTTCATGAGTATCGTTTACGACATTATAGATGCCTGTTAATGGCTTTGCCATAGCAAAACAAATAGCTTTTACAATGTCATCGACATGAATGAGATTTGTGATGGTTTCCCCATTTCCAGGAAAAGATCTTCCTTCCATTTTTTTTAAGCGATTTTCGATTTCGCGACCAGGTCCATAGATTTCTCCAAGCCTTAATACGCAACCGTTTGTGGTAGATAATATATTTTGTTCTGATTCGATTAAAATAACCCCTTCTTTGGTTGCAGGAGTTGCGTTAAAACTCTCTGTTACTATTTCGCCGTTACAATCTCCATAAACAGATGTGCTACTAGTGTAAATAATTTGCGTTGCGGGATTAATACTTTTTGAAATAGCT contains these protein-coding regions:
- the accA gene encoding Acetyl-coenzyme A carboxylase carboxyl transferase subunit alpha is translated as MILDTLPHEKQIHEYLKTIDHLKKQSQDNPLFDSEIKKLELKIDKLKEDVYAKLTPWERIQICRHPARPHTIDYIKNICTEFHELHGDRTFGDDHAMIGGLATIQGKRFVVIGQEKGNDTESRVFHNFGMLNPEGFRKALRLMRLAEKFNLPIISFLDTPGAYPGLEAEERGQGWAIANNLREMARIQTPIIIVLIGEGCSGGALGMGIGDVIGMLEHAYYSVISPEGCASILWKDASKNMEASKALKLNSEDLLPLHVIDTIIPEPLGGAHHNPEIVYKNVQQFILEQYQILKEIPKEILLEQRYLKFRKMGQYKKKEN
- a CDS encoding bacillithiol system protein YtxJ — encoded protein: MEKLTSIEEFTKLINSTEKPIYIFKHSTRCPISAHAFQSFKEFISHHSDIISAYVDVIHERDVSNQIANSSKVTHQSPQVIIFQKAQPVWHASHYSISVEALENQYKNLS
- the msbA_1 gene encoding Lipid A export ATP-binding/permease protein MsbA gives rise to the protein MKKLLLLGFSKSQYRTMIFITLVSMCLATIASQLEMFSIGIITKKGPDVFELFAPIENGVLNKGENLDVDLIPIRLKEIDISNKKYITSSEINQFMSEHNHSDIVQSGINIINRFLPISNNFTNLAIFLVFVAIFKAITLFAYRFATKLVAIKISRDLRQSYFEHIQSLPMDFYQKHDIGTLSSRVVGDASIIAEAVNSCLINYFQTPFTIITTLTICFFASWQLSLMIFIGFPLIVYPIFFLAKKVKKISKQIQKNQEKFASVIIDFLAGIQTVKVFAMENFSLQKYKEHNDHMANLEKRNAKYDLSSRPIVHTIAMFFLATALIYGLYVLHLSVSEVLVFCGLLYIFYEPFKKFAEENSQIQRGVAAAERMFEVLDLKPQIQDSPTAVNLEEFKDHIEFKDVWFKYNDEWILQGLNFKVKKGEMVAIVGPTGAGKSTIVQLLPRLYEIQQGEILIDGKPLTTYTQKSLRERMAFVPQRPFLFLDSITANISYGQKFDPLAIKQAAERAQAHEFIENLPLKYETVLSETGKNLSGGQQQRLAIARALVKNAPILIMDEATSSLDSVSENKIKESIQQLRGQVTQIIIAHRLSTIEDADKIIYIEKGQKVAEGSKQELLKTCRGFSLMWEMMHRS
- the queC_2 gene encoding 7-cyano-7-deazaguanine synthase, which gives rise to MKKAIIVHSGGLDSTVCLYLASQAYGKENVLSISFDYQQRHGKAELQAAQTICRDWGIDHVVIPIVSLKEISPNALVCHDLEIIHEKGGHANTLVTGRNGLMAMLAATHANHLGAHCIYMGVIAVDGAKNGYRDCSREYMDLMEQILRLDFNDPTFQIITPLVDKTKAEVVHLAYELGILDYVLENTISCYQGIKGKGCQTCPSCLLRNNGIDTFYTKINQLPTFS
- a CDS encoding PAP2 superfamily protein, which gives rise to MIHEQELILLSFLQQFRSSFADIFFSILNHFDSVPYYLILLLILILVKPKTGLKVFCLFIASYYLGALLKDYFALPRPYHLNPELGLVKVGGYGFPSGAAQSAVIISNLIIRFFKNNWKWVVALSYFCLISVSRIYLGVHFFTDIIAGWFIGWILVTSLHSFFPLNHFDKEKSLLNSFKTYWIKDKKKAEFVRDEN
- a CDS encoding potassium transporter peripheral membrane component; amino-acid sequence: MKIAIVGCGYVGTLLAKNLIKDSHEVTIFTRSNDRQKELLATFSNVILLPSYNEENFKPLLQDIEKVVITVAPNKADDYYNTYFNTTLAISKSINPATQIIYTSSTSVYGDCNGEIVTESFNATPATKEGVILIESEQNILSTTNGCVLRLGEIYGPGREIENRLKKMEGRSFPGNGETITNLIHVDDIVKAICFAMAKPLTGIYNVVNDTHEKRKEFYNKLCKKYAIAPVEWDSTLKSRHGGNRIVSNQKLKNSRFTFSHPFYE